In the Desulfitobacterium hafniense DCB-2 genome, TTGCCGGAAGCTGAGCAAGGCCCTTAAGGAAGTGGCCCCGCAATCCCTTGAACTGGAAAACGTGGAGATCGGTGAGCTGGCTCTCTATAACGAGGATCTTGACGAGCCGGGTAACCTTCCGGAAGCCTGGACTGTTTTTCGTGAAAAGATGAAAAGCTGCGATGCCTTTCTCTTTGTAAGTCCCGAGTATAACCGGTCGGTGCCTGGGGTGCTTAAGAATGCACTTGATGTAGGGTCCAGACCGCCCAGTAAGAGCGTGTGGGGAGGGAAACCCGGGGCGGTCCTGACGGCTTCGCCGGGTTCAATCGGCGGCTTTGGGGCGAACCATCACCTTCGCCAAACCCTCTCCTGCTTAAATGTGCCGACGATGCAGGCTCCGGAAGCTTATCTGGGCAATATCGCCACTGTTTTTGATGAAAACGGTAACCTTACCAATGAGCGGACCCGCGGGTTTTTACAGAAATTTATGGAGTCTTATGTCATTTGGGTGGACAAGAATAAGCTAACCTAAGCTAACTCATTGAACATGAACAGGAGGGATGGCAGTGAATG is a window encoding:
- a CDS encoding NADPH-dependent FMN reductase, whose amino-acid sequence is MSRIKVGVLVGSLRKDSFCRKLSKALKEVAPQSLELENVEIGELALYNEDLDEPGNLPEAWTVFREKMKSCDAFLFVSPEYNRSVPGVLKNALDVGSRPPSKSVWGGKPGAVLTASPGSIGGFGANHHLRQTLSCLNVPTMQAPEAYLGNIATVFDENGNLTNERTRGFLQKFMESYVIWVDKNKLT